From the genome of Deltaproteobacteria bacterium, one region includes:
- the rpmG gene encoding 50S ribosomal protein L33, with protein MRIILQLACGECKHRNYTTTKNKTKTPDKLVKRKFCPACRKHTDHKETK; from the coding sequence ATGCGTATCATTCTGCAATTGGCGTGTGGCGAGTGTAAACATCGTAATTACACGACCACAAAGAATAAGACGAAGACCCCGGATAAGCTGGTCAAGCGGAAGTTTTGTCCCGCCTGCCGGAAGCATACCGATCATAAGGAGACGAAGTAA
- the secE gene encoding preprotein translocase subunit SecE — protein sequence MNIPNYQRWVSLGLLGAAALVYAVVGKLAETVWDLLRLPLPEWPLAPTDLIALVAAIACFLLARRHARLNSFLNDAVSELSKVSWPPRKETMMSAGVITVVVGICSLFLALYDVVWGWCVKLVY from the coding sequence ATGAACATACCGAATTATCAGCGATGGGTTTCACTGGGACTGCTGGGCGCGGCGGCGTTGGTGTATGCCGTCGTCGGGAAGTTGGCGGAGACCGTTTGGGATCTCCTCCGATTGCCGTTGCCGGAATGGCCGTTAGCTCCGACCGACCTCATTGCGCTGGTTGCTGCGATTGCCTGTTTTTTACTGGCGCGTCGGCATGCACGACTCAATAGTTTTCTGAACGATGCGGTGTCGGAATTGTCCAAGGTCAGTTGGCCGCCGCGCAAGGAAACGATGATGTCGGCGGGTGTGATTACGGTGGTCGTTGGGATCTGCTCGCTGTTCTTGGCCCTCTACGATGTCGTGTGGGGTTGGTGCGTAAAGCTCGTGTATTAG
- the nusG gene encoding transcription termination/antitermination protein NusG, with amino-acid sequence MMKNWYVVHTYTGFENHARQALEERLKSSKLTSLFEEILVPTEKVVEVKNGQKRTSSRRFFPGYILVKMELNEETWHLVRNTPKITGFVGTGMTPPIVPEEEVRRITQQIEEGTLRPKAKIIFEKGETVRVTQGPFSTFTGIVDDVNAEKGKLRVMVSIFGRATPIELEFTQVEKT; translated from the coding sequence ATTATGAAAAACTGGTACGTGGTTCATACCTATACGGGCTTCGAGAATCATGCGCGGCAAGCGCTTGAAGAACGGTTGAAGTCCTCGAAGCTGACTTCGCTTTTCGAAGAGATCTTAGTGCCGACCGAGAAAGTGGTTGAAGTCAAAAATGGCCAGAAGCGGACCTCTTCGCGGCGGTTTTTCCCCGGCTATATTTTGGTGAAGATGGAGCTGAATGAAGAGACGTGGCACTTAGTGCGGAATACGCCGAAGATCACCGGATTCGTCGGAACTGGCATGACGCCGCCGATCGTTCCGGAAGAAGAGGTGCGGCGGATCACGCAACAGATCGAAGAAGGGACGTTGCGACCGAAGGCGAAGATTATTTTTGAAAAAGGTGAGACGGTGCGGGTCACGCAAGGCCCTTTCTCCACGTTCACCGGCATTGTCGACGATGTGAACGCGGAAAAGGGGAAGTTGCGGGTCATGGTCAGTATTTTCGGTCGGGCGACGCCGATTGAACTGGAATTCACCCAAGTCGAAAAGACCTAA
- the rplK gene encoding 50S ribosomal protein L11 yields MAKKIQAYVKLQCPAGQANPAPPVGPALGQHGVNIMEFCKQFNERTKTQPGMIIPVIVTVYSDRSFSFILKTPPVSILLLKDAKVEKGAGVPNKQKVGKVNRAQVAEIAKLKMPDLNCHTIEAAMRQVEGTARSMGIEIEG; encoded by the coding sequence ATGGCAAAAAAAATTCAGGCGTATGTGAAATTGCAGTGCCCTGCAGGGCAGGCCAATCCGGCACCTCCGGTTGGTCCCGCGCTGGGGCAGCACGGCGTGAACATTATGGAGTTTTGCAAGCAGTTCAACGAACGGACCAAGACCCAACCGGGGATGATCATTCCGGTCATTGTGACGGTCTATTCGGATCGTTCGTTCAGCTTTATCTTGAAGACCCCGCCGGTCTCCATCTTATTGTTGAAGGATGCCAAAGTGGAAAAGGGCGCGGGAGTGCCGAATAAACAGAAGGTCGGCAAGGTGAACCGGGCGCAAGTCGCCGAGATCGCGAAGCTGAAAATGCCCGATTTGAACTGTCACACCATCGAGGCCGCGATGCGTCAAGTGGAAGGCACTGCGCGGAGCATGGGGATTGAGATAGAAGGCTAG
- a CDS encoding 50S ribosomal protein L1: MGKRYAASTKSVDAAKLYSVEEGFGVLEGFQAAKFDETVDVAIRLGVDPKKSDQMVRGSVRLPNGLGRKVRVLVFAKGDKARDGETAGAEYVGAEDYITKIEQGWLEFDKVIATPDMMSTVSKVAKILGPRGLMPNPKAGTVTMDVTKAVTEVKAGLVEFRMDKGGVVHAPIGKRSFGQLKLKENFQALMDAVTRAKPATAKGHFIRTVTVSATMSPGVHLTITDGASHA, from the coding sequence ATGGGTAAGCGATATGCGGCCAGTACGAAATCAGTCGATGCGGCGAAGCTGTACTCCGTTGAGGAAGGGTTCGGCGTCCTGGAAGGATTTCAGGCCGCGAAATTCGACGAGACCGTCGACGTGGCGATTCGTCTCGGTGTCGATCCGAAGAAGTCCGACCAAATGGTGCGCGGCAGTGTGCGCTTGCCGAACGGCTTAGGCCGCAAGGTGCGCGTATTGGTGTTCGCAAAGGGCGACAAGGCCCGCGACGGCGAAACCGCCGGGGCGGAATACGTCGGCGCCGAGGATTACATCACGAAGATCGAACAAGGCTGGCTGGAGTTCGATAAAGTGATTGCGACGCCGGACATGATGTCGACGGTCAGCAAGGTAGCGAAGATCTTGGGTCCGCGCGGGCTGATGCCGAATCCGAAGGCGGGCACGGTCACGATGGATGTCACCAAGGCCGTGACCGAAGTGAAGGCCGGGTTGGTCGAATTCCGGATGGACAAAGGCGGCGTGGTTCACGCCCCGATCGGAAAGCGGTCATTTGGTCAGCTGAAGTTGAAAGAAAATTTTCAGGCCCTGATGGATGCAGTGACGCGCGCGAAGCCGGCCACTGCGAAAGGCCATTTTATTCGGACCGTGACGGTCTCGGCCACGATGAGCCCGGGCGTGCATCTCACCATTACGGATGGAGCCAGCCATGCATAA
- the rplJ gene encoding 50S ribosomal protein L10, with the protein MEPAMHKQEKAELVGSLSERFRGLKAAIVTEYRGLTVEQMTGLRKKVRQAEGNLRVVKNRLAKRAFQGASVTGLDDFLVGPTALATADRDPVPLAKALVDFAKGNELFKIKGGVVEGKVLNPAQLSALAKLPSREELLSQLLSVMNGPARNLVTVLAAVPRGLVTAIKAIGEKKSA; encoded by the coding sequence ATGGAGCCAGCCATGCATAAGCAAGAGAAGGCGGAATTAGTCGGTAGTTTGAGCGAGCGCTTTCGGGGGCTCAAAGCGGCGATCGTTACGGAGTATCGTGGTTTGACCGTCGAGCAAATGACCGGCTTGCGCAAGAAAGTGCGGCAGGCCGAAGGCAATTTGCGCGTCGTCAAAAATCGGTTGGCAAAGCGGGCCTTCCAAGGGGCCTCGGTCACCGGGCTCGACGATTTCCTCGTCGGTCCGACGGCATTGGCCACGGCGGATCGGGATCCGGTGCCATTGGCGAAGGCCCTTGTCGATTTCGCCAAAGGGAATGAGCTGTTCAAGATCAAGGGCGGTGTTGTGGAAGGTAAGGTCCTCAACCCGGCGCAGCTCTCGGCGTTGGCGAAACTCCCGAGCCGCGAAGAATTGTTGTCGCAATTGCTGAGTGTGATGAATGGCCCGGCCCGCAATTTAGTGACCGTATTGGCCGCCGTGCCACGCGGATTGGTCACGGCGATTAAGGCCATCGGAGAGAAAAAAAGTGCGTAA
- the rplL gene encoding 50S ribosomal protein L7/L12, whose protein sequence is MSVAVASKEQIVETLKGMTLLEVSELVKTLEETFGVSAAAPMAFAAMPGAGAAAAVEEKTEFTVVLSDAGPNKINVIKEVRTITGLGLKEAKDLVEGAPKTVKDGVNKDDAEKIKKALEAAGAKVDIK, encoded by the coding sequence ATGTCAGTCGCAGTCGCATCAAAGGAACAGATCGTCGAGACGCTGAAAGGGATGACTCTGTTGGAGGTCTCTGAATTGGTCAAGACGTTGGAAGAGACGTTCGGCGTTTCGGCCGCCGCCCCGATGGCATTTGCCGCGATGCCGGGTGCCGGTGCCGCCGCTGCCGTGGAAGAGAAGACGGAATTTACCGTCGTGCTGTCCGATGCCGGTCCAAACAAGATCAACGTGATCAAAGAAGTTCGGACGATCACGGGACTTGGTCTCAAAGAGGCCAAGGACTTGGTGGAAGGGGCCCCGAAGACCGTCAAGGACGGCGTCAATAAGGACGATGCCGAGAAGATCAAGAAGGCGCTCGAGGCCGCCGGAGCCAAAGTCGACATCAAGTAA